From Humisphaera borealis, the proteins below share one genomic window:
- a CDS encoding complex I subunit 4 family protein: protein MLLVLLIILPLIGAIACAYSPKPLAKAVALGFSVATLVFGIYVALEFYAGKTLTFEGPAAASLGFTFKLGVNAISLWLMVLTVGITPLAIAASFDSIKDREKEYYAWMLALLVAMNGVFLAKDALLFYVFFELTLVPMFFIIGIWGGPDRRYAANKFFLFTFAGGVLTLATVVFVGIKYGTFDLDLLIKYAQQGGTVAGHFVPKLTDTEKFWVFLGFLAGFAVKVPLFPVHTWLPLAHTEAPTAGSVILAGVLLKLGTYGILAVAIPIGLINADGTSPFKTTIHVLGVLCVIGVIYGALVAWVQQDIKKLVAYSSVSHLGFCVLGMLALNDIGMQASVLYMINHGISTGAMFLCIGMIYDRYHTRDINALSGLAKRMPILAFFFVFFVMSSIGLPGLNGFVSEFFTIQGAFYSPYLGPWFGAFAATGVVLGAVYMLHMTAKVIMGPLKTPLDVEAQAGGHGDGHGHGGHGHGDAHGSHPIPGDIGMREIGILIPLAIAAIVLGVRPGFVSDKMLEPLAQIRGGSATVVKVADVPAKPEAKPVVTLNER from the coding sequence ATGCTCCTCGTTCTCCTCATCATCCTCCCGCTGATCGGCGCGATCGCCTGTGCGTACTCACCCAAGCCCCTGGCCAAGGCCGTTGCGTTGGGATTCAGCGTTGCCACGCTTGTGTTCGGCATCTACGTCGCGCTGGAGTTCTATGCCGGCAAGACGCTCACTTTCGAAGGCCCGGCCGCCGCTTCGCTCGGCTTTACCTTCAAGCTGGGTGTTAACGCAATCAGCCTTTGGCTGATGGTCCTGACGGTGGGAATCACGCCGCTGGCGATCGCCGCCAGCTTTGACTCGATCAAGGATCGTGAGAAAGAGTATTACGCCTGGATGCTCGCCCTCCTGGTGGCGATGAACGGTGTATTCCTCGCGAAGGACGCGCTGCTGTTCTACGTCTTCTTCGAACTCACGCTGGTGCCGATGTTCTTCATCATCGGCATCTGGGGCGGCCCCGATCGCCGCTATGCCGCCAACAAGTTCTTCCTGTTCACGTTTGCCGGCGGCGTGCTGACCCTCGCCACGGTCGTTTTCGTCGGCATCAAGTACGGCACGTTCGACCTCGATCTGCTCATCAAGTACGCCCAGCAGGGCGGGACCGTCGCGGGTCACTTTGTCCCCAAACTCACCGATACAGAAAAGTTCTGGGTGTTCCTCGGCTTCCTCGCCGGTTTCGCCGTCAAGGTGCCGCTGTTCCCAGTTCACACCTGGCTGCCGCTGGCACACACCGAAGCCCCGACGGCCGGCTCGGTCATCCTGGCCGGCGTGCTGCTCAAGCTCGGCACTTACGGCATTCTCGCCGTCGCGATCCCGATCGGCCTGATCAACGCCGACGGAACCAGCCCGTTCAAGACCACCATCCACGTGCTCGGTGTGCTGTGCGTCATCGGCGTCATCTACGGTGCTTTGGTCGCGTGGGTGCAGCAGGACATCAAGAAGCTGGTCGCCTACTCGTCAGTTTCCCACTTGGGCTTCTGTGTGCTGGGCATGCTGGCGTTGAACGACATCGGCATGCAGGCGTCCGTCCTGTACATGATCAACCACGGTATCAGCACCGGCGCGATGTTCCTGTGCATCGGCATGATCTACGACCGCTACCACACCCGTGACATCAATGCACTGTCGGGATTGGCCAAGCGGATGCCCATCCTCGCTTTCTTCTTCGTCTTTTTCGTGATGTCGAGCATCGGCCTGCCGGGGCTCAATGGTTTTGTCAGCGAGTTCTTCACGATCCAGGGCGCGTTCTACAGCCCGTACCTTGGCCCCTGGTTTGGTGCGTTTGCCGCAACCGGCGTCGTGCTGGGCGCCGTGTACATGCTGCACATGACCGCCAAGGTCATCATGGGCCCGCTCAAGACCCCGCTTGACGTCGAAGCACAGGCCGGCGGTCATGGCGATGGTCATGGGCATGGCGGACATGGCCATGGCGACGCACACGGTTCACACCCCATCCCCGGCGACATTGGGATGCGTGAGATCGGTATTCTCATTCCGCTGGCGATCGCGGCGATCGTGCTTGGCGTGCGACCCGGTTTCGTCAGCGACAAGATGCTCGAACCCCTGGCACAGATCCGCGGCGGAAGCGCCACCGTCGTAAAGGTGGCCGATGTACCGGCCAAGCCAGAAGCAAAGCCGGTCGTGACGCTGAATGAGCGATGA
- a CDS encoding NADH-quinone oxidoreductase subunit N — MDLLNALAPELVLIAVACVLFFLGTSHKPSMRRLSALIAFATLVAIFLWQGFSFFHGTASTLRDPFNVVHVTPMSIFVKTLVSGVGAVLVLLAWPGNRDATGSGSLNVGSDVGEYFGLALLAFAGVFLVSSTNDIILLFLAIELAAIPTYIMVSISRPLPVAQEAGVKYFFLGAMAAAVMLFGFSYVYGGTGHIRLDAISDVINQTRNGNAWAVPQINSFLLMGLIVLLAGFAFKIAAVPFHAYVGDVYQGAATPLTALLAFVPKISGFLAIIKILSAVGGAHYVLPPVVGTVLWVVAVLTMTFGNVLGLLQLNIKRVFAYSSIAHSGYMLVAVTALVMAAPQLAATDPAAATKVQLSALQGILFYIAAYGLMNGGAFGILMLLPTRAHKQMGDSEFPPVATTAETFEDLAGQGRKHPLLGLGMAICCFSLIGLPLTVGFFGKFYLIAPALKANLIGLVVITMINAAISAAYYLKIVSTMFIRPLPADEASSADASPRSLPLSLGVGLSVAATLVLGIALPWTDAFTGRIGTAAGIVAAPVAAPVVQTPPVLPAEASLR, encoded by the coding sequence ATGGACCTCCTCAACGCACTGGCTCCCGAACTCGTCCTCATCGCCGTCGCGTGCGTGCTGTTCTTCCTCGGCACTTCGCACAAGCCGTCGATGCGCCGGCTGTCGGCGCTGATCGCATTCGCGACGCTCGTTGCCATATTCCTTTGGCAGGGCTTCTCGTTTTTCCATGGGACTGCGTCAACGCTGAGAGATCCGTTCAACGTCGTGCATGTCACGCCGATGTCGATCTTCGTGAAGACGCTCGTCTCCGGCGTCGGCGCGGTCCTTGTTCTGCTCGCCTGGCCTGGCAATCGCGACGCCACCGGTTCCGGCAGCCTGAACGTCGGTTCTGATGTTGGCGAGTACTTCGGCCTGGCGCTGCTCGCGTTTGCCGGCGTGTTCCTCGTCTCCTCCACCAACGACATCATCCTCCTGTTCCTGGCGATCGAACTGGCCGCCATCCCGACCTACATCATGGTCAGCATCTCGCGGCCGCTCCCGGTCGCGCAGGAAGCCGGCGTCAAGTACTTCTTCTTGGGCGCGATGGCCGCCGCTGTCATGCTCTTCGGCTTCAGCTACGTCTACGGCGGCACCGGCCACATTAGGCTCGACGCGATCTCCGACGTCATCAACCAGACCCGCAACGGCAACGCCTGGGCCGTGCCCCAGATCAACTCGTTTCTGCTGATGGGGCTCATCGTTCTGCTCGCCGGCTTCGCATTCAAAATCGCCGCAGTGCCGTTTCATGCCTACGTCGGCGACGTCTACCAGGGCGCGGCCACACCGCTGACGGCACTTCTTGCTTTTGTCCCGAAAATCAGTGGCTTCCTTGCGATCATCAAGATTCTCTCGGCCGTCGGCGGGGCCCACTATGTGCTGCCGCCGGTCGTCGGCACGGTGCTATGGGTGGTCGCCGTCCTGACGATGACGTTCGGCAACGTTCTGGGCCTGCTCCAGCTCAACATCAAACGTGTCTTCGCGTACAGCTCGATCGCTCACAGCGGTTACATGCTGGTCGCGGTGACGGCACTGGTGATGGCCGCTCCGCAGCTTGCCGCGACGGACCCGGCCGCGGCGACCAAAGTCCAGTTGTCGGCTCTGCAGGGTATTCTGTTCTACATCGCAGCATACGGCCTGATGAACGGCGGGGCGTTCGGCATCCTCATGCTGCTGCCGACGCGGGCGCACAAGCAGATGGGTGATAGCGAGTTCCCGCCCGTCGCCACCACCGCCGAAACCTTCGAAGACCTCGCCGGCCAGGGCCGCAAGCATCCGTTGCTGGGGCTTGGCATGGCGATCTGCTGCTTCTCGCTGATCGGCCTGCCGCTGACGGTCGGCTTCTTCGGCAAGTTCTACCTCATCGCTCCTGCCCTAAAGGCGAACCTCATCGGGCTCGTCGTGATAACGATGATCAATGCCGCGATCTCCGCGGCTTACTACCTGAAAATCGTCTCCACCATGTTCATCCGCCCGCTGCCGGCTGATGAAGCTTCCTCCGCCGATGCGTCTCCCCGTTCGCTCCCGCTGTCGCTGGGCGTGGGGTTGTCTGTGGCCGCGACGCTGGTGCTCGGTATCGCGTTGCCCTGGACCGACGCATTCACCGGGCGAATCGGCACAGCCGCGGGCATCGTTGCCGCACCGGTCGCCGCGCCCGTCGTTCAGACGCCGCCGGTCCTTCCGGCCGAAGCATCGCTGCGCTAG
- a CDS encoding porin — MISSKRRSIPAIMAGALSLTGVAAFGQQTQPNQQELLDTVKALQAKVAQLEAKQEQAPVATYGADKAVADRTVADVLADANKRSQLMAEGGLTAGWLKGKPVIQSEDGKFTLHPYFQLQFRGVANYLDESPSTGDEDFDSGFEVRRLKFGLNGKYAEFDYRFLWVTNRAGGAVTLEDVEIGYKLNDTMRVYAGQFKDPVHHEELVSSTRQIAVDRSLVNELLGGGFLDRVQGVGLSYESGPLYATVVLHDGANSDNTNYQGSATQEWGGAGRVEYTVYGDKKQYADFSAMGNKGDMLVIGAGGDATGRSGDNVFSYTVDAQWENAAGLAIYGAALGQTIIGHGDEDNDSNFGAVAQVSYLLPDSKWEVFGRGGWIHNESNADNDDDLFELTGGVNYYFYSHNAKLTADVTVLPNGSPADSGLGYRDSGTEMQIVGRVQFQLAF; from the coding sequence ATGATTTCGTCCAAGCGTCGGTCGATTCCGGCCATCATGGCGGGCGCGCTGAGCCTTACGGGCGTCGCCGCATTCGGTCAGCAGACCCAGCCCAACCAGCAGGAACTGCTGGACACGGTCAAGGCCCTTCAGGCCAAGGTCGCTCAGCTCGAAGCCAAGCAGGAGCAGGCCCCGGTCGCCACCTACGGCGCCGACAAGGCCGTCGCCGACCGCACGGTCGCCGATGTCCTGGCTGATGCCAACAAGCGCAGCCAGCTCATGGCCGAAGGCGGCCTCACGGCCGGCTGGCTCAAGGGCAAGCCCGTCATCCAGAGCGAAGACGGCAAGTTCACCCTTCACCCCTACTTCCAGCTCCAGTTCCGCGGCGTCGCGAACTACCTGGATGAATCGCCGAGCACCGGTGACGAAGACTTCGACAGCGGCTTTGAAGTCCGCCGCCTGAAGTTCGGTCTCAACGGCAAGTACGCCGAGTTCGACTACCGGTTCCTGTGGGTCACCAACCGCGCCGGTGGTGCCGTTACCCTGGAAGACGTGGAAATCGGCTACAAGCTGAACGACACGATGCGTGTCTACGCCGGTCAGTTCAAGGACCCGGTCCACCACGAAGAACTCGTCAGCAGCACGCGCCAGATCGCGGTCGACCGCTCGCTGGTCAACGAACTGCTCGGCGGCGGCTTCCTCGACCGTGTTCAGGGCGTCGGCCTGTCGTACGAAAGCGGCCCGCTGTACGCAACCGTCGTCCTCCACGACGGTGCCAACTCCGACAACACCAACTACCAGGGCAGCGCAACCCAGGAGTGGGGCGGAGCCGGCCGCGTCGAGTACACCGTCTACGGTGACAAGAAGCAGTACGCCGATTTCTCGGCCATGGGCAACAAGGGCGACATGCTCGTCATCGGTGCCGGCGGCGACGCCACCGGCCGTTCCGGCGACAACGTGTTCAGCTACACCGTCGACGCCCAGTGGGAAAACGCAGCCGGCCTCGCCATCTACGGTGCCGCGCTCGGTCAGACCATCATCGGTCACGGCGATGAAGACAACGATTCCAACTTTGGTGCCGTCGCCCAGGTGTCCTACCTGCTCCCGGATTCCAAGTGGGAAGTCTTCGGTCGTGGCGGCTGGATTCACAACGAATCCAACGCCGACAACGACGACGATCTGTTCGAACTCACTGGCGGCGTGAACTACTACTTCTACAGCCACAACGCCAAGCTCACCGCCGACGTCACCGTCCTCCCGAACGGCTCCCCGGCCGATTCGGGCCTCGGCTACCGCGATTCTGGCACCGAGATGCAGATCGTCGGTCGCGTTCAGTTCCAGCTCGCATTCTAA
- the mtnA gene encoding S-methyl-5-thioribose-1-phosphate isomerase, giving the protein MLQTVRWTDNACRLLDQTKLPTETVYVDIVDERQMWDAIKRLVVRGAPAIGVAAAFGVYLGVRSFSGELLPFYDRLNEVCDYLATSRPTAVNLFWAIDRQRRVARDAGRSVRADTSDEHTIALVKAKLLATARQMLDEDTAICRRIGEHGIELLMPLTAADGVIRLLTHCNAGGLATVQYGTALAPVYVGVERGLKFHVYADETRPLLQGSRITAYELQANGVPATVICDNMAATVMRQDKVKAVIVGTDRVAANGDVANKIGTFGVAILAKHFGIPFFVAAPTSSIDMSLATGDLIPIEARSPDEVTHGMGRQTAPDGIDVYNPAFDVTPAELVTAIITERGVVKNPTTESLRLTAL; this is encoded by the coding sequence ATGCTTCAGACCGTCCGTTGGACCGACAACGCCTGTCGCCTGCTCGACCAGACGAAACTGCCCACCGAAACCGTCTACGTCGATATCGTCGATGAAAGGCAAATGTGGGACGCGATCAAGCGCCTGGTCGTCAGGGGCGCGCCAGCGATTGGCGTTGCAGCGGCGTTTGGCGTCTACCTGGGGGTGCGATCTTTCAGCGGCGAATTGCTGCCGTTCTACGACCGTCTGAACGAAGTTTGCGACTATCTCGCCACCAGTCGGCCGACAGCGGTCAATCTTTTCTGGGCGATCGACCGGCAACGCCGCGTCGCACGCGATGCCGGCCGCAGCGTACGAGCCGACACGTCCGACGAGCACACGATTGCCCTCGTCAAGGCCAAACTGCTCGCGACGGCCCGACAGATGCTCGACGAAGACACCGCGATCTGCCGCAGGATCGGCGAGCACGGCATCGAGCTGCTTATGCCTTTAACTGCTGCCGACGGCGTTATCCGCCTGCTGACACACTGCAATGCCGGCGGCCTGGCGACAGTCCAGTACGGCACCGCGCTGGCTCCGGTGTACGTCGGCGTCGAGCGGGGATTGAAGTTCCACGTATACGCCGACGAAACCCGCCCGCTGCTGCAGGGCAGCCGCATCACCGCGTACGAACTGCAGGCCAACGGCGTCCCGGCCACGGTCATCTGCGACAACATGGCGGCAACCGTTATGCGTCAGGACAAAGTGAAAGCCGTCATCGTCGGCACGGACCGCGTCGCCGCCAACGGCGACGTGGCCAACAAGATCGGCACGTTCGGCGTGGCGATCCTGGCGAAACACTTCGGCATTCCGTTCTTTGTGGCCGCCCCGACCAGCAGCATCGACATGAGCCTCGCCACCGGCGATCTGATCCCGATCGAAGCGCGCTCGCCCGATGAAGTGACCCACGGCATGGGCAGGCAAACCGCGCCGGATGGCATTGACGTCTACAACCCGGCGTTTGACGTGACTCCGGCAGAGTTGGTGACGGCGATCATCACCGAGCGCGGGGTCGTGAAGAATCCGACAACAGAGTCATTGAGGTTGACTGCACTTTGA
- a CDS encoding flagellar basal body rod protein FlgC, giving the protein MFSVLDIAASGLSAASARIAVTAGNIANLNTSGYQARRANLTPVEPAGVRVDSVTLDETPAGIDEEGLETSNVDLVGETVNLIRDKHLYQANAKLLKTGDQMLGTLLDVLAR; this is encoded by the coding sequence ATGTTCTCCGTTCTCGACATCGCCGCCAGTGGATTGTCCGCCGCCTCGGCGCGGATTGCGGTGACGGCTGGGAACATCGCGAACCTCAATACGTCGGGGTATCAGGCCCGCCGGGCGAATCTGACGCCGGTCGAGCCGGCCGGCGTGCGGGTGGATTCCGTCACCCTCGACGAAACGCCGGCGGGGATCGACGAAGAAGGTTTGGAGACGTCGAACGTCGACCTGGTCGGCGAGACGGTCAATCTGATCCGCGACAAACACCTCTATCAGGCGAACGCGAAACTGCTCAAGACCGGCGATCAGATGCTGGGTACGCTGCTGGACGTGCTCGCGAGGTGA
- a CDS encoding Hsp70 family protein: protein MAGRLAVDFGTSNTLVAVWDAEQGEALPLLLPDLSRNLAVHSPQGDFAEVPLVPSLIHYVDESQKWIGQQVFDQDLYEHPQTFRWSKRYISRRTPIKLHLGSHDITARIAGRDFLSSVLTAAVSGMEIDPQEEEVALTVPVEAYEHYNHWLLSAAEKAGVPHVRLVDEASAAAIGYGATMEIGDIYMIFDFGGGSMDVSVVQADEHEGSRFCRVLGKAGSDLGGATIDEWMFRDVLRRAKLKDAEPDVRKISRKLLVDIERAKELLSVEEKADISVIDMYTGYMVSSDYTRKRFEQMLDVQGLFSQIEQTLNRALEAARLRGVDDDQIKSVFMLGGSSLIPSVQRVLTRIFGGERVMIDRPLEAVACGAAAYIAGAVDIADYIQHDYAIRYLDPVKGAHGYRPIVRRGTQYPTVDPVAKVLVKATQDGQAKLGMSVFEVGEPTGGDAKVELIFDNTGAARVRQVSAEEAGKRTHYWINEKAATFLPTNPPAQPGEARFEVHFGVDANKRLTLSAMDVTTGRYVCQDVPVAKLS from the coding sequence ATGGCAGGCCGACTGGCAGTCGATTTCGGAACGTCCAACACCCTCGTCGCCGTCTGGGACGCCGAGCAGGGCGAAGCATTGCCGCTGTTGCTCCCGGACCTGTCGCGCAATCTCGCGGTGCACAGCCCGCAGGGCGATTTTGCCGAAGTGCCGCTGGTTCCGTCGCTCATCCATTACGTCGACGAATCGCAGAAGTGGATCGGCCAGCAGGTGTTCGACCAGGATCTCTACGAGCACCCGCAGACTTTCCGGTGGAGCAAGCGGTATATCAGCCGCCGCACGCCGATCAAGCTGCACCTCGGCAGCCATGACATCACCGCCCGCATCGCTGGCCGCGATTTCCTTTCGTCCGTGCTCACCGCTGCCGTGTCCGGAATGGAGATCGATCCGCAGGAGGAAGAGGTCGCGCTAACGGTCCCGGTCGAGGCGTATGAGCATTACAACCACTGGCTGCTGTCGGCGGCCGAGAAGGCCGGCGTGCCACACGTTCGGCTGGTCGATGAAGCCTCGGCAGCCGCCATCGGCTACGGCGCGACCATGGAGATCGGCGACATCTACATGATCTTCGATTTCGGCGGTGGGAGCATGGATGTGTCGGTTGTGCAGGCCGACGAGCATGAGGGCTCGCGATTCTGCCGCGTGCTGGGCAAGGCCGGCAGCGATCTTGGCGGCGCGACGATCGACGAATGGATGTTCCGCGACGTTCTCCGCCGGGCAAAGCTCAAGGATGCCGAGCCCGACGTTCGGAAGATCAGCCGGAAGCTGCTTGTCGATATCGAACGGGCCAAGGAATTGCTGAGCGTCGAAGAGAAGGCCGACATCAGCGTGATCGACATGTACACGGGGTACATGGTGTCATCGGATTACACCCGGAAGCGGTTCGAGCAGATGCTCGACGTGCAGGGCCTGTTCTCGCAGATCGAACAGACGCTCAACCGCGCGCTCGAGGCCGCCCGGCTCCGCGGCGTCGATGACGATCAGATCAAGTCCGTCTTCATGCTCGGCGGAAGCAGCCTGATTCCGTCCGTCCAGCGCGTGCTCACGCGGATCTTTGGCGGCGAGCGGGTCATGATCGACCGCCCGCTGGAAGCCGTCGCCTGCGGCGCGGCGGCGTACATCGCCGGTGCCGTCGATATTGCCGACTACATTCAACACGACTACGCCATCCGGTATCTTGACCCCGTCAAGGGCGCACACGGCTACCGACCGATCGTCCGCCGGGGCACGCAGTACCCGACCGTTGATCCGGTCGCCAAGGTGCTCGTTAAGGCGACGCAGGATGGGCAGGCCAAGCTCGGTATGTCGGTCTTTGAAGTCGGTGAGCCGACCGGTGGCGATGCCAAGGTTGAACTGATCTTCGACAACACCGGCGCCGCCCGCGTACGGCAGGTATCGGCCGAGGAGGCCGGCAAGCGAACGCACTACTGGATCAACGAAAAGGCGGCGACGTTCCTCCCCACCAACCCTCCCGCCCAGCCCGGTGAAGCCCGCTTCGAAGTCCACTTCGGCGTAGACGCCAACAAACGCCTGACGCTCTCCGCGATGGACGTCACGACGGGCAGATACGTCTGTCAGGATGTACCGGTGGCCAAGTTGAGCTGA
- the rpiA gene encoding ribose 5-phosphate isomerase A has product MNPKQRAAEAAMNYVESGMVVGLGTGTTADEFLKALGKAIKAGKLTDIRGVPTSIQSERRARELEIPLVSLVEAPHPDVTIDGADEIDPNLDLIKGLGGALLREKIVAQNSAKLVIIADAGKVVEKLGTRAMLPIEIVQFSHEAHVPFIRNLGGEPTLRRAKDGAPFVTDNGNYIYDCRFADGIPDPHKVEQALRTRAGIVESGLFLSMATIAIISDDEHAEVCEREYVDDE; this is encoded by the coding sequence ATGAATCCGAAGCAGCGTGCCGCCGAAGCGGCGATGAACTATGTCGAATCGGGAATGGTCGTCGGTTTGGGTACGGGTACCACCGCCGACGAGTTCCTCAAGGCTCTTGGTAAAGCGATCAAGGCCGGTAAGCTCACGGACATCCGGGGCGTGCCGACGAGCATTCAGTCCGAACGCCGGGCCCGCGAGTTGGAGATCCCACTGGTGAGCCTGGTCGAAGCGCCGCACCCCGATGTCACCATCGACGGCGCCGACGAGATCGACCCTAACCTCGATCTGATCAAGGGTTTAGGTGGTGCCCTGCTGCGGGAGAAGATCGTCGCGCAGAACTCGGCCAAGCTGGTCATCATCGCCGACGCCGGGAAAGTCGTGGAGAAGCTTGGAACCCGGGCGATGCTGCCGATCGAGATCGTGCAGTTCAGCCACGAGGCGCACGTGCCGTTCATCCGCAACCTCGGTGGCGAGCCGACTCTTCGCCGGGCCAAGGACGGCGCGCCGTTCGTGACTGACAACGGGAACTACATTTACGACTGCCGGTTTGCCGACGGTATCCCCGACCCGCACAAGGTGGAGCAGGCGTTGCGAACGCGGGCCGGCATTGTTGAAAGCGGACTGTTTCTGAGCATGGCCACGATCGCGATCATCTCCGACGACGAGCACGCCGAAGTATGCGAACGGGAGTACGTGGACGACGAATGA